The following are from one region of the Procambarus clarkii isolate CNS0578487 chromosome 52, FALCON_Pclarkii_2.0, whole genome shotgun sequence genome:
- the LOC138352252 gene encoding B-cell receptor-associated protein 31-like: MSIQWTLIAGVMYVELAVTILLLIPLISPSRWHTIFKSRFLRSIGNMSHIYFKVFLGLLTLFFLDAIREMRKYSSELSDHSRGDHGIHLDAEMQAHMRLFRAQRNFYISGFSLILWVVLQRLTTLISRLAVALAEGQAAIKQAQSASEAAAQLLKQDKAEKEEDQQKEANVSNEIKELKEENQRLEKERDAALQQAKGITREYDRMLEEHSKLQAELLKVSGADESKKDD; encoded by the exons ATGAGTATCCAGTGGACCTTGATTGCGGGGGTGATGTATGTGGAGCTGGCTGTGACTATTTTGCTCCTTATTCCATTAATCTCTCCTTCTAG ATGGCACACAATCTTCAAGTCCCGCTTTCTTCGCAGTATTGGAAACATGTCACACATTTACTTCAAAGTGTTCCTTGGACTTCTTACTCTCTTCTTCTTAG ATGCTATTCGAGAAATGCGCAAGTACAGCAGCGAACTCTCTGATCACAGTCGAGGTGACCACGGCATTCATTTGGATGCCGAAATGCAAGCGCACATGAGGCTGTTTCGAGCTCAACGCAACTTCTACATCTCTGGATTTTCTCTCATTCTTTGGGT tgTGCTACAGCGTCTGACAACCCTCATCTCGCGTCTTGCTGTAGCATTGGCTGAGGGACAGGCAGCAATTAAGCAGGCTCAGTCGGCTTCTGAAGCTGCAGCACAGCTCCTTAAGCAGGACAAAGCAGAGAAAGAAGAAGATCAGCAGAAAGAAGCAAATGTATCAAATGAAATTAAGGAGCTGAAGGAAG AAAACCAGCGCCTTGAGAAGGAACGTGATGCAGCGCTGCAACAGGCCAAAGGTATAACACGTGAATATGACAGAATGCTGGAGGAGCACTCTAAGCTTCAAGCGGAATTGCTGAAAGTTTCAGGAGCTGATGAATCAAAGAAAGATGATTGA
- the LOC138352254 gene encoding uncharacterized protein, which translates to MAHSDSSDEDSVEAPSQNKELTQADEAEPKLKGTERILSKVTNKPDDYSFLEEPGAAKVQNLDSNTELYIFAIPSKTLDPLNLVNAHIVIGGTKEQNLIVQKQQYRIVTCENSSADDTSTLFLPDEKGELHAVNSMVKGRVMIRGQLGDLDNHSRINIDDLRCVQHKPPTDIKERNFWSSIDNAVESEVIKNTVDKGVDETLTHSAKKKKKKKRRESMDLNDGSQAKEALDIDSSLNTSTTHKKKVKKSKRQKEVNTDSSAENLVISDDMFEDSPKKKKKVKSFNVTV; encoded by the exons ATGGCGCATAGTGATTCCTCTGATGAGGATAGTGTGGAAGCGCCGTCACAGAACAAAGAACTTACACAAGCTGATGAAGCAGAACCAAAATTGAAGGGTACAGAAAGG ATTTTGAGTAAGGTAACCAATAAACCAGATGATTATAGTTTCCTTGAGGAGCCGGGCGCTGCTAAGGTGCAAAACTTGGATTCCAATACAGAATTGTACATTTTTGCAATACCAAGTAAAACT TTAGATCCACTGAACCTGGTAAATGCACACATAGTTATTGGTGGTACAAAAGAGCAAAACCTTATTGTGCAGAAACAACAATACAGAATTGTGACTTGTGAAAATTCTTCTGCGGATGACACTTCCACCCTTTTTCTTCCTGATGAAAAGGGTGAATTACACGCAG TCAACTCGATGGTCAAGGGTCGTGTGATGATCAGAGGCCAGCTTGGAGACCTTGACAATCATTCAAGAATAAATATAGATGACCTTAGGTGTGTTCAGCACAAACCACCGACAGATATAAAAGAGAGGAACTTCTGGAGTAGCATAG ATAATGCAGTGGAATCTGAAGTAATCAAAAATACAGTCGACAAGGGAGTGGATGAAACATTGACGCACAGTgcaaagaagaagaaaaagaagaagcggCGTGAATCAATGGATTTAAATGATGGCAGCCAGGCTAAGGAAGCATTGGATATTGATTCATCTCTAAACACTTCTACTACACACAAAAAGAAAGTAAAAAAATCTAAACGACAGAAAGAAGTGAATACAGACTCAAGTGCAGAGAATCTTGTAATTAGCGATGACATGTTTGAAGATTCtccaaaaaagaagaaaaaggtTAAATCTTTTAACGTTACAGTGTAA
- the LOC123755390 gene encoding zinc finger protein 235 isoform X1, whose translation MKCANTNEEFILPVVHIRIVRESVIHTFACDFCQKSFEFADDLTHHVNSSHSSLNIQEVYVCPSCRCCVLSHNDLLDHLSARHHVETGIRENSTLCEYCGLNLMTNQCLLDHLVLEHYSGMTETYVSVLGIVELSLKDIFSMGMGNPDCKTLFQVTEVSLTKYRDNSSESVTKATKINCVRPDNLQTGIEGIVNNISFEDTSQQCSKNINVISSLGSRSLSSITETAQGFPDVCGNSLNEIIYEQNERQECESQLEMIICCDTDEKSPAASSPGEIILTIESEEELIWSKDIMSQVICSSGILKRSPGSTERKEPVSQSVTVEQVKNWGDGYSPGVNHGTQAQQQAHCEGKHSDGIPDRQCHLNMHDLKINFTKPSVIDTGAKSCNWHLLSSVKNGSTKKVKTSFSAQRGGQKEKVCNICKMVFSHRGSLEQHENACHGIRIKCDLCDASFVFSKSLRNHHLRKHASTDGFKCEDCDKIFKCRSNLWSHRLVHLSQEMRRFPCPQCPQRFTTKSKLNIHLKIHTGEKKFQCEQCEKGFAYQSLFVRHMKKHFAERESNVLG comes from the exons ATGAAGTGTGCCAATACAAATGAAG AATTCATCCTTCCAGTTGTTCATATCCGCATAGTTCGTGAGAGTGTCATCCATACATTtgcttgtgatttctgtcagaagAGTTTTGAGTTTGCTGATGACCTTACTCATCATGTGAATTCCAGCCATTCATCTTTGAATATCCAAGAAGTCTATGTTTGTCCAAGTTGTCGGTGTTGTGTTCTGAGCCACAATGATCTGCTAGACCATCTTTCTGCACGACATCAT GTGGAGACTGGTATCAGAGAAAATTCAACCTTATGCGAATATTGTGGCCTAAATTTAATGACCAATCAGTGCCTGCTGGATCACTTGGTGCTCGAGCATTATTCAGGGATGACTGAAACATATGTGTCTGTTCTGGGTATTGTTGAACTCAGCCTCAAAGATATCTTTAGTATGGGAATGGGAAATCCAGATTGTAAGACTCTTTTCCAAGTTACTGAAGTATCATTAACAAAATATAGAGACAATTCTTCAGAATCAGTGACAAAAGCTACTAAAATCAACTGTGTTAGACCAGATAATTTACAAACAGGAATTGAAGGCATTGTGAATAATATATCATTTGAAGATACATCACAACAATGTAGTAAAAATATTAATGTTATATCTTCCTTGGGAAGTAGGTCTTTAAGCTCTATAACTGAAACAGCTCAGGGTTTTCCAGATGTTTGTGGTAACTCTTTGAATGAGATAATATATGAACAAAACGAGCGACAAGAGTGTGAGTCTCAGCTAGAGATGATCATATGCTGTGACACAGATGAAAAatctcctgcagcatcttcacctgGAGAAATCATATTGACTATAGAAAGTGAGGAAGAATTAATATGGAGCAAAGATATTATGTCACAAGTGATATGTTCAAGTGGAATTCTGAAAAGGTCACCTGGATCCACCGAGAGGAAGGAGCCAGTGTCTCAAAGTGTCACAGTAGAGCAAGTAAAGAACTGGGGTGATGGTTATTCCCCTGGAGTGAACCATGGGACTCAAGCACAGCAGCAAGCACATTGTGAAGGAaagcacagtgatggtataccagACAGACAGTGTCATTTGAATATGCATGATCTGAAAATAAACTTTACCAAACCGTCTGTTATTGACACTGGTGCCAAATCTTGTAATTGGCACTTACTATCATCAG TAAAAAATGGAAGTACCAAGAAAGTTAAGACAAGCTTCAGTGCTCAAAGAGGTGGTCAGAAAGAGAAGGTGTGCAACATCTGTAAAATGGTTTTCAGCCATCGT GGAAGCCTAGAGCAACACGAAAATGCATGCCATGGTATACGCATCAAGTGTGACCTATGTGATGCCAGTTTTGTTTTTTCTAAATCACTACGCAACCACCACCTAAGAAAGCATGCTAGCACTGATGGTTTCAAGTGTGAG GACTGTGATAAAATTTTCAAGTGCAGAAGTAACCTTTGGTCCCACCGTCTAGTCCATCTGAGTCAAGAGATGCGGAGATTCCCGTGTCCTCAATGCCCTCAGCGATTCACTACAAAGTCTAAATTAAATATTCACCTGAAAATTCACACAG GTGAAAAGAAATTTCAGTGTGAACAGTGCGAAAAGGGCTTTGCTTATCAAAGCTTGTTTGTGCGCCATATGAAGAAGCAttttgcagagagagagagcaatgtcTTGGGGTGA
- the LOC123755390 gene encoding zinc finger protein 235 isoform X2: MTNQCLLDHLVLEHYSGMTETYVSVLGIVELSLKDIFSMGMGNPDCKTLFQVTEVSLTKYRDNSSESVTKATKINCVRPDNLQTGIEGIVNNISFEDTSQQCSKNINVISSLGSRSLSSITETAQGFPDVCGNSLNEIIYEQNERQECESQLEMIICCDTDEKSPAASSPGEIILTIESEEELIWSKDIMSQVICSSGILKRSPGSTERKEPVSQSVTVEQVKNWGDGYSPGVNHGTQAQQQAHCEGKHSDGIPDRQCHLNMHDLKINFTKPSVIDTGAKSCNWHLLSSVKNGSTKKVKTSFSAQRGGQKEKVCNICKMVFSHRGSLEQHENACHGIRIKCDLCDASFVFSKSLRNHHLRKHASTDGFKCEDCDKIFKCRSNLWSHRLVHLSQEMRRFPCPQCPQRFTTKSKLNIHLKIHTGEKKFQCEQCEKGFAYQSLFVRHMKKHFAERESNVLG; the protein is encoded by the exons ATGACCAATCAGTGCCTGCTGGATCACTTGGTGCTCGAGCATTATTCAGGGATGACTGAAACATATGTGTCTGTTCTGGGTATTGTTGAACTCAGCCTCAAAGATATCTTTAGTATGGGAATGGGAAATCCAGATTGTAAGACTCTTTTCCAAGTTACTGAAGTATCATTAACAAAATATAGAGACAATTCTTCAGAATCAGTGACAAAAGCTACTAAAATCAACTGTGTTAGACCAGATAATTTACAAACAGGAATTGAAGGCATTGTGAATAATATATCATTTGAAGATACATCACAACAATGTAGTAAAAATATTAATGTTATATCTTCCTTGGGAAGTAGGTCTTTAAGCTCTATAACTGAAACAGCTCAGGGTTTTCCAGATGTTTGTGGTAACTCTTTGAATGAGATAATATATGAACAAAACGAGCGACAAGAGTGTGAGTCTCAGCTAGAGATGATCATATGCTGTGACACAGATGAAAAatctcctgcagcatcttcacctgGAGAAATCATATTGACTATAGAAAGTGAGGAAGAATTAATATGGAGCAAAGATATTATGTCACAAGTGATATGTTCAAGTGGAATTCTGAAAAGGTCACCTGGATCCACCGAGAGGAAGGAGCCAGTGTCTCAAAGTGTCACAGTAGAGCAAGTAAAGAACTGGGGTGATGGTTATTCCCCTGGAGTGAACCATGGGACTCAAGCACAGCAGCAAGCACATTGTGAAGGAaagcacagtgatggtataccagACAGACAGTGTCATTTGAATATGCATGATCTGAAAATAAACTTTACCAAACCGTCTGTTATTGACACTGGTGCCAAATCTTGTAATTGGCACTTACTATCATCAG TAAAAAATGGAAGTACCAAGAAAGTTAAGACAAGCTTCAGTGCTCAAAGAGGTGGTCAGAAAGAGAAGGTGTGCAACATCTGTAAAATGGTTTTCAGCCATCGT GGAAGCCTAGAGCAACACGAAAATGCATGCCATGGTATACGCATCAAGTGTGACCTATGTGATGCCAGTTTTGTTTTTTCTAAATCACTACGCAACCACCACCTAAGAAAGCATGCTAGCACTGATGGTTTCAAGTGTGAG GACTGTGATAAAATTTTCAAGTGCAGAAGTAACCTTTGGTCCCACCGTCTAGTCCATCTGAGTCAAGAGATGCGGAGATTCCCGTGTCCTCAATGCCCTCAGCGATTCACTACAAAGTCTAAATTAAATATTCACCTGAAAATTCACACAG GTGAAAAGAAATTTCAGTGTGAACAGTGCGAAAAGGGCTTTGCTTATCAAAGCTTGTTTGTGCGCCATATGAAGAAGCAttttgcagagagagagagcaatgtcTTGGGGTGA